The proteins below come from a single Bombyx mori chromosome 19, ASM3026992v2 genomic window:
- the LOC101746965 gene encoding uncharacterized protein LOC101746965 isoform X2: protein MCPFFSDIIVFAEYFKNDRLEWAAGTIILIIIPNIIINVFSLRWLITDNKSNVTHWISHIFLVGLLERYFIFIRKVFGCKNLEAMKTNKLISQRNDLSLLHFIYIFTGTAPQIILQLYAIVVLDENYYTKVFSLSASMSSVVWGCSTYIYNEAAFLKLQFEWKSLGLRLTWFFGMLISRISGILLFTIVFGVWTLLPLSLHWTAMIFWIIIQKTSFCSNKLEETFYNVVMGFVYCFCYVNLHEGQTKYRLLTFYTLMVTQNFGSLLLYLLISPHDKQRKLWSVIGIVCIIFGVFIGICAMIFYYRFYHPKGPLLWKRKQSDIELNNKAVIQNPGTEENKTVVNLNPIRSFKHSLHRNQNGASYSIESTLEQHPKKDIENANKNFLLDQWIAKIGVPTLSSGSFGNNGCDASGIEIYSVENTPQTLKQDNQGQNISNKINCKHKKILICSPTELTLKLSAGENIESNIDEITSSNLNSNKRRAICSSDDLSDDLTNMNFDVCAIVNEDIMKILKNDQCSEISHDTDSSNKKTSSDSIDMDLDLSFSDINSSDINTFNENIVQKLCLSALKNIKVGNQDADIENIQRIALDILKEMYAKKGKKSNANPDFFTKSRELDTPTEILSVHDYENICAVNIAREAWGLRSWKGYCDIENWRHDGSVVRDRRRDTLTSASSEISSCISQELKNAILAAPPFPKKTHTYSNVFVKFDKGSQDDYANSTICTDDSFSVVDANKDAIHLEPIMEELDDLTDMDITNKKRLNSESSLVATIDEIRKSTVTNSPRNLYHRGDHLWDSPQPTASNLDPILSEALWKEPSKFHPSNIMESLAEKENDKNISQNPSYDTNRKTLNVTDTNNSKHDTLRMKIENNFNNHSTNYTRSKMKNLKTLPDPDVSNKNIDLLWQLVSGNATTANGSNDYVSMNRMSTSLQSLIQKDVSASESNKSSSPKLSNIKKQTKTKPRRKFSILREKFEMKTHLNSDEENLCNTSESTSKTLDVMSSKNNYRSSDKVTTIEKESSTYWPGTSPTGSTSSNNSNCAKEKRSLFMKQVLSPSKSNTKMKHKG from the exons atgTGCCCATTTTTTTCAGATATAATTGTATTTGcggaatattttaaaaacgatCGTTTAGAATGGGCAGCAGGCAcaatcattttaataataattccaaACATTATAATCAATGTGTTTTCTTTGAGATGGCTTATTACTGATAATAAATCCAATGTAACTCATTGGATTAGCCACATTTTCCTGGTTGGATTGTTAGAAAG ATATTTCATATTCATACGCAAAGTGTTTGGATGTAAAAATTTAGAAGctatgaaaacaaacaaactgatATCCCAAAGGAATGATCTAAGTTTGttgcattttatttacatatttactgGAACGGCCCCACAAATTATACTACAGCTTTATGCCATTGTTGTTCTGGATGAAAACTACTATACTAAAG TATTTTCATTGAGTGCCTCCATGTCTTCAGTTGTATGGGGGTGCTCAACATACATATACAATGAGGCAGCTTTCCTGAAGTTACAGTTTGAATGGAAATCATTAGGATTGAGGCTTACGTGGTTCTTCGGTATGTTAATAAGCAGAATTTCGGGAATTTTGCTATTTACTATAGTATTTGGAGTTTGGACATTGTTACCACTAA GCTTACACTGGACAGCTATGATATTCTggattattattcaaaaaaccAGCTtttgttctaataaattagaGGAAACATTTTATAATGTAGTAATgggatttgtttattgtttttgctACGTTAATTTACACGAGGGCCAAACTAAATATAGACTATTGACGTTTTACACATTAATGGTAACTCAAAATTTCGGTAGTCTCCTATTGTACTTGCTTATTTCGCCGCACGACAAGCAAAGGAAGTTATGGTCTGTGATAGGAATCGTTTGCATTATTTTTGGTGTATTTATAG GTATTTGTGCTATGATATTTTACTATAGATTTTATCATCCGAAAGGACCACTATTGTGGAAAAGAAAACAAAGTGAtatagaattaaataataaggcTGTGATACAAAACCCCGGAACCGAAGAAAATAAGACGGTTGTCAATTTAAATCCCATTAGGTCATTTAAACATTCTCTGCATCGTAATCAAAATGGAGCCTCTTACag CATTGAATCAACTTTAGAACAACATCCCAAAAAAGACATCGAAAACGCTAATAAGAATTTTTTGCTTGATCAATGGATTGCTAAAATTGGCGTACCGACGTTATCGTCCGGCTCATTTGGAAACAATGGATGCGATGCTTCAGGAATCGAAATTTATAGTGTTGAAAATACACCACAAACTCTCAAACAGGATAATCAAGggcaaaatatttcaaataaaattaactgtaaacacaaaaaaattctaatatgTTCACCAACGGAACTGACGCTTAAACTATCGGCTGGAGAAAATATTGAGAGTAATATAGATGAAATAACATCGAGCAATCTGAATTCAAATAAAAGACGCGCCATTTGTTCCTCTGATGATCTTAGCGATGATTTAACCAATATGAATTTCGACGTTTGTGCCATAGTCAATGAAGATATTATGAAGATACTCAAAAACGACCAATGCTCAGAAATAAGTCACGATACCGATAGCTCGAATAAGAAAACTTCATCAGATTCCATTGATATGGATTTAGATTTGAGTTTCAGCGACATCAATAGTTCTGATATCAACACGTTTAACGAAAACATAGTCCAGAAATTGTGTTTAAGTGCTCTCAAGAATATAAAAGTAGGGAATCAGGATGCAGATATTGAAAACATACAAAGGATCGCATTGGACATTCTAAAAGAAATGTACGCTAAAAAGGGTAAGAAGAGCAATGCGAATCCAGATTTCTTTACAAAATCAAGAGAGTTAGATACGCCAACGGAAATATTGTCCGTACACGATTATGAGAATATATGTGCGGTAAATATTGCTCGTGAAGCGTGGGGGCTGCGATCTTGGAAGGGGTACTGCGATATCGAAAACTGGCGTCACGACGGAAGCGTTGTCAGAGATAGAAGACGCGACACATTAACTTCGGCCAGTTCAGAAATTAGTAGTTGCATCTCTCAGGAATTGAAAAATGCGATTTTAGCGGCACCACCTTTCCCGAAGAAAACACATACATACTCGAATGTATTCGTTAAGTTTGACAAAGGCAGTCAAGATGACTACGCAAACTCTACAATATGTACCGATGACTCATTTAGCGTAGTTGATGCTAATAAAGATGCAATTCATTTAGAACCAATTATGGAGGAATTGGATGACTTGACAGACATGGATATTACGAACAAGAAACGGTTAAATTCAGAGAGCTCTTTAGTTGCAACTATCGATGAGATTAGGAAATCTACTGTTACAAATTCTCCAAGAAATCTATATCATAGAGGAGACCATTTGTGGGATTCACCTCAACCGACTGCTTCAAACTTAGACCCGATTTTATCCGAAGCATTATGGAAAGAACCTTCGAAATTCCATCCCAGTAATATTATGGAATCATTGGCTGAAAAGGAAAACGATAAAAATATATCACAAAATCCCAGTTATGACACAAATAGAAAAACTTTAAACGTGACAGATACAAACAATTCAAAACACGATACATTAAGaatgaaaatagaaaataatttcaataatcacTCAACAAACTACACTCGTAGTAAAATGAAAAACTTGAAGACGCTACCTGATCCTGATGTATCTAATAAGAATATAGACTTGCTGTGGCAGTTGGTTTCAGGAAATGCCACAACAGCGAATGGTTCTAACGATTATGTATCAATGAATCGTATGTCAACATCTCTGCAATCTTTAATACAAAAAGACGTTTCGGCATCAGAATCAAATAAAAGCTCTTCGCCAAAactttcaaatataaaaaaacaaacaaaaaccaaaCCTCGTCGTAAGTTCTCTATACTAAGAGAaaaatttgaaatgaaaacaCATTTAAACTCTGATGAGGAAAATTTGTGTAATACTTCTGAAAGTACATCAAAAACACTTGATGTCATGTCAagcaaaaataattatagatCGAGTGATAAGGTCACAACCATAGAGAAAGAATCAAGTACTTATTGGCCAGGTACCTCTCCTACAGGTAGTACAAGCTCTAATAATTCCAACTGTGCAAAGGAGAAAAGATCACTATTTATGAAACAGGTATTAAGTCCATCTAAATCTAATACAAAGATGAAACACAAGGGCTGA
- the LOC101746824 gene encoding gamma-tubulin complex component 4 codes for MIHDVLLILWDSSENAIEKKENLAYANEGDVEIYGRLSEIAKSHHRIQSFVEETGFQSRKALSATTHSHRYGLYTQALSEGITEVLLSYKKTLVEVESLVIGNHNYTLSYVYSYIEKYQGLFNTLNRIITTIKERRLMGCQILSLIHQYILSGNKSIHDAVLKIFTSVNKVFIHQLCTWLLYGELKDVYQEFFISKRKDDSSETLLSTPSSSNVCDKTLVSTLQETLGCGYTLNPTLIPHFMPLSLAQEILFIGKTVILFDLDPKKVKKHSGFASSRPMLPLKKYGIESRRFTIWEDKESEFHEKLQKLKDPDNFEVHNLRSVIREIKECVTKHLWTVAVEEAQLIHELKLMKDFYLLGRGELFLELLRLTAHMLDKPTIRTSSRDMNQAFQMAARSVFLSNNTDIEKFSFELPYVKPNISGNSSIDEDYSTVADGWSSIILKYDFKWPLHLLFTPEVLARYNDMFRLLLRLKKTQHDLHSLWKTYKQSASFAMSQLHNKLMFLMDNLQHYMQADVLETNFSRLMDAVNKTNDFEKLKKAHATFLADILSQSFLTVTLSSDSDCSGDPADTLNNPVFCNIMELLKLCHSFCSMSEIANDREAEDYYIKGYSERFNKLVKQLMQLLVSLRDRPCGVYLARLLMRLDYNRWLSREAQLTQSVTNMLRY; via the exons ATGATTCATGACGTACTATTAATTCTTTGGGATTCATCTGAAAATGCTATCGAAAAAAAAGAG aACCTTGCTTATGCGAATGAGGGTGATGTTGAAATCTATGGTAGATTAAGTGAGATAGCAAAGAGCCATCATAGAATCCAATCCTTTGTAGAAGAGACTGGATTCCAATCCCGAAAAGCTTTATCAG CAACAACACACAGTCACAGATATGGACTCTATACCCAAGCACTAAGTGAAGGCATCACTGAAGTCCTACTATCATATAAGAAAACACTTGTAGAAGTTGAATCTCTAGTAATAGGGAATCACAACTACACTTTATCATATGTCTATAGTTACATTGAGAAATATCAAGGTCTGTTCAATACATTGAACAGAATTATAACAACTATTAAAGAAAGGAGATTAATGGGCTGTCAGATATTGAGTTTAATTCATCAATATATTTTAAGTGGCAACAAGTCGATTCATGATGCCGTTTTGAA AATATTTACAAGTGTGAACAAAGTATTCATACATCAACTATGTACTTGGCTTCTTTATGGGGAATTAAAGGATGTGTATCAAGAGTTCTTCATATCAAAAAGAAAAGATGACTCGTCAGAAACTTTATTGTCAACACCATCTTCTTCTAATGTCTGTGACAAAACTCTTGTTTCTAca ttgCAGGAGACATTAGGTTGTGGTTACACACTCAATCCAACACTGATACCACATTTCATGCCATTGTCATTAGCACAAGAAATTTTGTTTATCGGAAAAACTGTAATACTTTTCGATTTAGAtccaaaaaaagtaaaaaaacacaGTGGCTTCGCTTCAAGCAGACCGATGTTGCCTTTGAAAAAGTATGGAATTGAGTCTAGAAG GTTTACAATTTGGGAGGACAAAGAATCTGAATTTCATGAGAAACTACAAAAACTTAAAGATCCAGATAATTTTGAAGTTCATAATCTGAGAAGTGTTATAAGGGAGATTAAAGAATGTGTAACTAAG catttGTGGACAGTGGCAGTCGAAGAAGCCCAATTGATACATGAGTTGAAGCTAATGAAAGATTTCTATCTACTTGGCCGGGGCGAATTGTTTCTGGAATTATTAAGACTCACAGCACATATGCTGGACAAACCGACGATTCGCACGTCAAGTAGAG acaTGAACCAGGCTTTTCAAATGGCGGCACGCTCCGTTTTCCTAAGTAATAATACTGATATAGAAAAGTTTAGTTTCGAGCTGCCTTATGTTAAGCCGAACATATCAGGGAATTCGTCGATTGACGAAGACTACAGTACCG TTGCAGATGGATGGTCGAGTATAATCTTGAAATATGATTTCAAATGGCcgttacatttattatttacaccGGAAGTACTTGCCCGTTATAATGATATGTTTCGACTATTGCTCCGGCTAAAGAAAACCCAACACGATCTGCATTCGCTTTGGAAAACGTACAAACAGTCGgcgag TTTCGCGATGTCCCAACTACACAACAAACTGATGTTTCTAATGGACAACCTCCAACACTACATGCAAGCAGACGTATTAGAAACCAATTTCTCTCGTCTGATGGACGCTGTCAACAAGACAAACGACTTTGAGAAACTCAAGAAGGCTCACGCCACGTTCCTGGCTGATATATTGAGTCAGTCATTTTTGACTGTGACTTTG TCGTCAGATAGCGATTGTTCTGGAGATCCCgccgatacattaaataacccAGTGTTCTGTAACATTATGGAACTATTGAAATTGTGTCATTCATTCTGCAGTATGAGTGAGATAGCAAACGATAGGGAAGCTGAAGATTATTACATAAAAGGATATTCTGAAAG GTTCAACAAATTAGTGAAGCAACTAATGCAACTTCTAGTTTCGCTACGAGATCGTCCGTGCGGCGTTTACTTAGCGAGACTTCTGATGAGACTCGACTACAACCGGTGGCTCAGTAGAGAGGCGCAGTTAACGCAATCTGTAACGAACATGTTAAGATACTGA
- the LOC101747095 gene encoding lipoma-preferred partner homolog, which produces MSQLDNLEALEKQLAELQMVKEMCTTGKGKKVPPAVPPKKKTQPHVPRSALNSEPSYSTKMSTSTSNNETYNTLPNKTLMSQKDYANLNHLEDDFESSTLRQNLSNTTYSNLSHYKANDMHIQLPPPPPPPPLTTHTTLQAPLGTHNLQYMTLPLPNPSSGVHQEYMMPVLSKSPVTTNSEEYMPPPSPVSSNYSELARANANLNYNHDRTCPPVYQNNFPEYNMSQAPTYESFYEPISPHPSSKTAMQENNLITKKEALSKRSPLPKEQEVDALTNLLVQSITDSQDLDVFGICVKCGERISGENAGCTAMGNTYHVHCFTCQRCNVNLQGKPFYDVENEPYCEADYYDTLEKCCVCRKIILDRILRATGKPYHPTCFSCVECGKSLDGIPFTVDAMNQIHCIDDFHKKFAPRCCVCELPIMPEEGQEETVRVVALDRSFHVKCYRCEDCGLLLSSEAEGRGCYPLDDHILCKTCNARRVRLLTNVMTTDL; this is translated from the coding sequence ATGTCTCAGTTAGATAATCTTGAAGCATTAGAAAAGCAATTAGCTGAATTGCAAATGGTAAAAGAAATGTGTACTACAGGGAAAGGGAAGAAAGTGCCGCCTGCTGTGCCTCCAAAGAAAAAAACTCAGCCGCACGTTCCTCGCAGCGCTTTAAACAGTGAGCCATCCTATTCGACAAAAATGTCAACATCGACAAGTAACAATGAAACTTACAATACCTTGCCTAATAAAACTTTGATGTCACAGAAAGATTACGCAAATTTAAACCACCTTGAAGACGACTTCGAATCTTCTACATTAAGACAAAATTTAAGTAACACGACTTATAGTAACTTGTCACATTATAAGGCGAATGATATGCACATTCAATTACCACCCcctccaccaccaccaccattaACTACACACACAACATTGCAGGCTCCTCTAGGAACACACAATCTACAATATATGACACTGCCATTACCTAATCCTTCTTCAGGAGTCCACCAGGAATATATGATGCCAGTATTGTCCAAGTCTCCTGTAACTACAAACAGTGAGGAGTATATGCCACCCCCATCACCAGTAAGTTCCAACTACAGTGAATTGGCTAGAGCAAATGCTAATTTGAATTACAACCATGATAGAACATGTCCTCCTGTTTATCAGAATAATTTCCCTGAATACAACATGTCACAAGCTCCAACATATGAATCATTCTATGAACCAATCAGTCCACATCCCTCCAGTAAGACAGCAAtgcaagaaaataatttaattacaaagaaagaAGCTTTATCTAAACGATCACCATTGCCCAAGGAACAAGAAGTAGATGCTTTGACAAATCTGCTGGTACAATCAATTACAGACAGTCAAGATTTAGATGTCTTTGGAATATGTGTGAAGTGTGGTGAACGAATTTCTGGAGAAAACGCAGGCTGTACAGCTATGGGAAACACTTATCATGTTCACTGTTTCACTTGTCAACGTTGTAATGTAAATCTCCAAGGAAAACCATTCTATGATGTTGAGAATGAACCGTATTGTGAAGCTGATTATTATGACACATTAGAAAAGTGCTGTGTTTGccgaaaaataattttagatcGTATTCTACGTGCTACTGGAAAACCTTATCATCCAACTTGTTTTTCTTGTGTAGAGTGTGGTAAAAGTTTAGATGGGATACCGTTTACAGTTGATGCCATGAACCAAATCCATTGTATTGATGACTTCCATAAGAAATTTGCACCACGTTGCTGTGTATGTGAACTACCAATTATGCCAGAAGAAGGTCAAGAGGAAACTGTGAGAGTTGTTGCCTTGGACCGTAGTTTCCATGTTAAGTGTTACAGGTGTGAAGATTGTGGCTTACTGTTGAGTTCAGAAGCAGAAGGTCGAGGTTGTTATCCACTTGACGATCATATACTTTGTAAAACTTGCAATGCACGTCGTGTTCGTCTTTTGACTAATGTTATGACTACAGACTTATGA
- the LOC101746965 gene encoding uncharacterized protein LOC101746965 isoform X1 — translation MAEVCKTSSGTTENKLSNTDVHQDENFCLFNVLCVFISLVSILADVTTDIIVFAEYFKNDRLEWAAGTIILIIIPNIIINVFSLRWLITDNKSNVTHWISHIFLVGLLERYFIFIRKVFGCKNLEAMKTNKLISQRNDLSLLHFIYIFTGTAPQIILQLYAIVVLDENYYTKVFSLSASMSSVVWGCSTYIYNEAAFLKLQFEWKSLGLRLTWFFGMLISRISGILLFTIVFGVWTLLPLSLHWTAMIFWIIIQKTSFCSNKLEETFYNVVMGFVYCFCYVNLHEGQTKYRLLTFYTLMVTQNFGSLLLYLLISPHDKQRKLWSVIGIVCIIFGVFIGICAMIFYYRFYHPKGPLLWKRKQSDIELNNKAVIQNPGTEENKTVVNLNPIRSFKHSLHRNQNGASYSIESTLEQHPKKDIENANKNFLLDQWIAKIGVPTLSSGSFGNNGCDASGIEIYSVENTPQTLKQDNQGQNISNKINCKHKKILICSPTELTLKLSAGENIESNIDEITSSNLNSNKRRAICSSDDLSDDLTNMNFDVCAIVNEDIMKILKNDQCSEISHDTDSSNKKTSSDSIDMDLDLSFSDINSSDINTFNENIVQKLCLSALKNIKVGNQDADIENIQRIALDILKEMYAKKGKKSNANPDFFTKSRELDTPTEILSVHDYENICAVNIAREAWGLRSWKGYCDIENWRHDGSVVRDRRRDTLTSASSEISSCISQELKNAILAAPPFPKKTHTYSNVFVKFDKGSQDDYANSTICTDDSFSVVDANKDAIHLEPIMEELDDLTDMDITNKKRLNSESSLVATIDEIRKSTVTNSPRNLYHRGDHLWDSPQPTASNLDPILSEALWKEPSKFHPSNIMESLAEKENDKNISQNPSYDTNRKTLNVTDTNNSKHDTLRMKIENNFNNHSTNYTRSKMKNLKTLPDPDVSNKNIDLLWQLVSGNATTANGSNDYVSMNRMSTSLQSLIQKDVSASESNKSSSPKLSNIKKQTKTKPRRKFSILREKFEMKTHLNSDEENLCNTSESTSKTLDVMSSKNNYRSSDKVTTIEKESSTYWPGTSPTGSTSSNNSNCAKEKRSLFMKQVLSPSKSNTKMKHKG, via the exons ATGGCAGAGGTTTGCAAAACTAGTAGTGGTActactgaaaataaattgagTAATACTGATGTACACCAAGATGaaaacttttgtttatttaatgtattatgcGTTTTCATATCGTTGGTTTCTATATTAGCTGATGTAACCACAG ATATAATTGTATTTGcggaatattttaaaaacgatCGTTTAGAATGGGCAGCAGGCAcaatcattttaataataattccaaACATTATAATCAATGTGTTTTCTTTGAGATGGCTTATTACTGATAATAAATCCAATGTAACTCATTGGATTAGCCACATTTTCCTGGTTGGATTGTTAGAAAG ATATTTCATATTCATACGCAAAGTGTTTGGATGTAAAAATTTAGAAGctatgaaaacaaacaaactgatATCCCAAAGGAATGATCTAAGTTTGttgcattttatttacatatttactgGAACGGCCCCACAAATTATACTACAGCTTTATGCCATTGTTGTTCTGGATGAAAACTACTATACTAAAG TATTTTCATTGAGTGCCTCCATGTCTTCAGTTGTATGGGGGTGCTCAACATACATATACAATGAGGCAGCTTTCCTGAAGTTACAGTTTGAATGGAAATCATTAGGATTGAGGCTTACGTGGTTCTTCGGTATGTTAATAAGCAGAATTTCGGGAATTTTGCTATTTACTATAGTATTTGGAGTTTGGACATTGTTACCACTAA GCTTACACTGGACAGCTATGATATTCTggattattattcaaaaaaccAGCTtttgttctaataaattagaGGAAACATTTTATAATGTAGTAATgggatttgtttattgtttttgctACGTTAATTTACACGAGGGCCAAACTAAATATAGACTATTGACGTTTTACACATTAATGGTAACTCAAAATTTCGGTAGTCTCCTATTGTACTTGCTTATTTCGCCGCACGACAAGCAAAGGAAGTTATGGTCTGTGATAGGAATCGTTTGCATTATTTTTGGTGTATTTATAG GTATTTGTGCTATGATATTTTACTATAGATTTTATCATCCGAAAGGACCACTATTGTGGAAAAGAAAACAAAGTGAtatagaattaaataataaggcTGTGATACAAAACCCCGGAACCGAAGAAAATAAGACGGTTGTCAATTTAAATCCCATTAGGTCATTTAAACATTCTCTGCATCGTAATCAAAATGGAGCCTCTTACag CATTGAATCAACTTTAGAACAACATCCCAAAAAAGACATCGAAAACGCTAATAAGAATTTTTTGCTTGATCAATGGATTGCTAAAATTGGCGTACCGACGTTATCGTCCGGCTCATTTGGAAACAATGGATGCGATGCTTCAGGAATCGAAATTTATAGTGTTGAAAATACACCACAAACTCTCAAACAGGATAATCAAGggcaaaatatttcaaataaaattaactgtaaacacaaaaaaattctaatatgTTCACCAACGGAACTGACGCTTAAACTATCGGCTGGAGAAAATATTGAGAGTAATATAGATGAAATAACATCGAGCAATCTGAATTCAAATAAAAGACGCGCCATTTGTTCCTCTGATGATCTTAGCGATGATTTAACCAATATGAATTTCGACGTTTGTGCCATAGTCAATGAAGATATTATGAAGATACTCAAAAACGACCAATGCTCAGAAATAAGTCACGATACCGATAGCTCGAATAAGAAAACTTCATCAGATTCCATTGATATGGATTTAGATTTGAGTTTCAGCGACATCAATAGTTCTGATATCAACACGTTTAACGAAAACATAGTCCAGAAATTGTGTTTAAGTGCTCTCAAGAATATAAAAGTAGGGAATCAGGATGCAGATATTGAAAACATACAAAGGATCGCATTGGACATTCTAAAAGAAATGTACGCTAAAAAGGGTAAGAAGAGCAATGCGAATCCAGATTTCTTTACAAAATCAAGAGAGTTAGATACGCCAACGGAAATATTGTCCGTACACGATTATGAGAATATATGTGCGGTAAATATTGCTCGTGAAGCGTGGGGGCTGCGATCTTGGAAGGGGTACTGCGATATCGAAAACTGGCGTCACGACGGAAGCGTTGTCAGAGATAGAAGACGCGACACATTAACTTCGGCCAGTTCAGAAATTAGTAGTTGCATCTCTCAGGAATTGAAAAATGCGATTTTAGCGGCACCACCTTTCCCGAAGAAAACACATACATACTCGAATGTATTCGTTAAGTTTGACAAAGGCAGTCAAGATGACTACGCAAACTCTACAATATGTACCGATGACTCATTTAGCGTAGTTGATGCTAATAAAGATGCAATTCATTTAGAACCAATTATGGAGGAATTGGATGACTTGACAGACATGGATATTACGAACAAGAAACGGTTAAATTCAGAGAGCTCTTTAGTTGCAACTATCGATGAGATTAGGAAATCTACTGTTACAAATTCTCCAAGAAATCTATATCATAGAGGAGACCATTTGTGGGATTCACCTCAACCGACTGCTTCAAACTTAGACCCGATTTTATCCGAAGCATTATGGAAAGAACCTTCGAAATTCCATCCCAGTAATATTATGGAATCATTGGCTGAAAAGGAAAACGATAAAAATATATCACAAAATCCCAGTTATGACACAAATAGAAAAACTTTAAACGTGACAGATACAAACAATTCAAAACACGATACATTAAGaatgaaaatagaaaataatttcaataatcacTCAACAAACTACACTCGTAGTAAAATGAAAAACTTGAAGACGCTACCTGATCCTGATGTATCTAATAAGAATATAGACTTGCTGTGGCAGTTGGTTTCAGGAAATGCCACAACAGCGAATGGTTCTAACGATTATGTATCAATGAATCGTATGTCAACATCTCTGCAATCTTTAATACAAAAAGACGTTTCGGCATCAGAATCAAATAAAAGCTCTTCGCCAAAactttcaaatataaaaaaacaaacaaaaaccaaaCCTCGTCGTAAGTTCTCTATACTAAGAGAaaaatttgaaatgaaaacaCATTTAAACTCTGATGAGGAAAATTTGTGTAATACTTCTGAAAGTACATCAAAAACACTTGATGTCATGTCAagcaaaaataattatagatCGAGTGATAAGGTCACAACCATAGAGAAAGAATCAAGTACTTATTGGCCAGGTACCTCTCCTACAGGTAGTACAAGCTCTAATAATTCCAACTGTGCAAAGGAGAAAAGATCACTATTTATGAAACAGGTATTAAGTCCATCTAAATCTAATACAAAGATGAAACACAAGGGCTGA